A portion of the Blautia hansenii DSM 20583 genome contains these proteins:
- the ung gene encoding uracil-DNA glycosylase: protein MPPLQGQWLEALKPEFKKEYYKELFQKVGQEYQERKIFPAPDDIFNAFHFTPLDEVKVVILGQDPYHNDGQAHGLCFSVKPEVEIPPSLVNIYQELHDDCGCYIPDNGYLEKWARQGVLMLNTVLTVRAHQANSHRGIGWEQFTDAAIRVLNEQDRPIVFLLWGRPAQMKHSMLNNPKHLILEAPHPSPLSAYRGFFGCRHFSKTNEFLEQNGLAPIDWQIENRQGI from the coding sequence ATGCCGCCTTTACAAGGACAATGGCTGGAAGCTTTAAAGCCGGAATTTAAGAAAGAATATTATAAAGAGCTGTTTCAAAAAGTAGGGCAGGAGTATCAGGAAAGAAAGATATTTCCTGCACCGGATGATATTTTTAATGCCTTTCATTTTACACCTCTTGATGAGGTAAAAGTAGTAATTTTAGGACAGGACCCCTATCACAATGACGGACAGGCACATGGGCTTTGCTTTTCTGTAAAGCCGGAGGTGGAAATCCCGCCGTCTCTGGTAAATATTTATCAGGAGCTCCATGATGACTGCGGATGTTATATACCGGATAACGGTTATTTGGAAAAATGGGCAAGACAAGGTGTGCTGATGTTAAATACGGTATTGACGGTACGGGCTCATCAGGCAAATTCTCACAGGGGAATTGGCTGGGAGCAATTTACTGACGCAGCAATTCGTGTATTGAATGAACAGGACAGACCGATTGTATTTTTGCTTTGGGGAAGACCGGCACAGATGAAACACAGTATGCTGAACAATCCGAAGCATTTAATTTTGGAAGCGCCTCATCCGAGCCCCTTATCTGCATACAGAGGATTTTTTGGGTGCAGACATTTCAGCAAAACCAATGAATTTTTGGAGCAAAATGGTCTTGCTCCTATTGACTGGCAGATAGAAAACAGACAGGGGATATAG
- a CDS encoding sensor histidine kinase → MKKSIKIRVAVSYIGIMCLSLIAMLLVNTLFLEKFYLSKKTDSLKKAFEMVNSTENYAYLKYDTDFLQFCEEKNLSIIVVDHKTSNQIYAYARDADKLYAEAQFGFLDSFSRGKHSVLETTDNYVVEKKTDDRETMDSVNMMGNLDNGNPFLINTPAQSLKDSAIISNIFFLYIGVLTILVSSVIIWFMTRHITRPLQELSSLSQEMANLNFEAKYHSAGQDEISVLGNNLNKMSEALENTISELKTANNELQKDIEKKEQIDEMRKEFLSNVSHELKTPIALIQGYAEGLQECINDDAESREFYCDVIIDEAGKMNNMVKKLLTLNQLEFGNDKVSMERFDLTEVIRGVVQSAQLLAGQKEAELTFSQDAPIYVWGDEFKVEEVVTNYVSNALNHVDYERKIEVKAQKEGNVVRVSVFNTGDIIPKEDLEKVWIKFYKVDKARTREYGGSGIGLSIVKAIMDSMHQKCGVKNYENGVEFWFELSCADAEE, encoded by the coding sequence ATGAAAAAATCCATAAAAATACGAGTGGCAGTCAGCTATATCGGGATTATGTGTCTTTCTCTGATTGCCATGCTTTTGGTAAATACACTGTTTCTGGAAAAATTTTATTTATCCAAAAAGACAGACTCTTTAAAAAAAGCTTTTGAGATGGTAAACAGCACGGAGAATTATGCTTATCTGAAATACGACACGGATTTTTTGCAATTTTGTGAGGAAAAAAACCTCTCGATTATTGTAGTAGACCATAAAACCTCCAATCAGATATATGCTTATGCAAGAGATGCGGATAAGCTTTATGCAGAGGCGCAGTTTGGATTTTTGGACAGCTTTTCAAGAGGAAAGCACAGCGTTCTTGAAACAACCGATAATTATGTAGTAGAAAAGAAAACAGATGACAGGGAAACTATGGACTCTGTAAACATGATGGGGAATCTGGATAACGGAAATCCGTTTTTAATCAATACTCCTGCCCAGAGCTTAAAAGACAGTGCGATTATTTCCAACATTTTCTTTTTATATATCGGTGTTCTTACAATTTTGGTAAGCTCTGTGATTATCTGGTTTATGACAAGACATATTACCAGACCGCTTCAGGAGCTCAGTTCTCTTTCTCAGGAAATGGCAAATCTGAATTTCGAAGCAAAATATCACAGTGCAGGACAGGATGAAATCAGCGTATTGGGAAACAATCTGAATAAGATGTCGGAGGCTCTGGAAAATACCATTTCCGAGCTGAAAACAGCCAATAATGAATTGCAGAAGGACATTGAGAAAAAAGAACAGATAGATGAGATGAGAAAAGAGTTTCTTTCCAATGTGTCCCATGAATTGAAAACGCCCATTGCTTTAATACAGGGTTATGCAGAAGGCTTGCAGGAGTGCATCAACGATGATGCGGAGAGCAGAGAATTTTACTGTGATGTTATTATTGATGAAGCAGGAAAAATGAACAATATGGTAAAAAAACTGCTGACATTAAATCAGTTGGAATTTGGAAATGATAAGGTTTCCATGGAGAGATTTGATTTAACAGAAGTTATTCGTGGCGTTGTTCAGTCGGCACAGCTTTTGGCAGGACAAAAAGAAGCAGAGCTGACTTTTTCACAGGATGCCCCTATTTATGTCTGGGGAGATGAATTTAAAGTAGAAGAAGTGGTGACAAATTATGTTTCCAATGCTCTAAACCATGTGGACTATGAGAGAAAAATTGAAGTAAAGGCACAGAAAGAAGGAAATGTAGTCAGGGTATCTGTCTTTAATACCGGAGATATTATTCCAAAAGAGGATTTGGAAAAGGTATGGATTAAATTTTATAAGGTGGATAAAGCCAGAACCAGAGAATACGGAGGAAGCGGCATCGGACTTTCCATTGTAAAGGCAATTATGGACAGTATGCACCAGAAATGCGGTGTGAAAAATTATGAAAACGGTGTGGAATTCTGGTTTGAATTATCCTGTGCAGATGCGGAAGAATAG